CTCCCGGAGGAGGATCGGAAGTTCCTCAAGGACGAGGTGACCCGCGCCGAGGTCATCGACGCCTGGTGCCGGGAGATCAACCCCGCCCGGGTGCTGCCCCTGATCGCCGAGGCGGAGGGCAAGGTGGTGGCCGACGCCACGCTGCACCGGCGCAGGGCCGGCTGGCTGCGCCACGTGGGGGAAGTCCGCCTTGTCGTGGATCCCGAATACCGCCGCAAGGGGCTGGGCAGCCGGCTACTCGAGGAGCTCACCCTCCTGGCCCAGGGAGAGGGCTTGGAGAAGCTCGTGGCGGAGATGACCCCCGAGGAGCCCGCCGCGCGGAAGGCCTTTGAGCGCCAGGGGTTCCGGCAGGTCGCGGTGGTCCCGGACCTGGTGCGGGATCAGACCGGGACCACCCGGGACCTGCTCATCCTCGTCCTCGACCTGGGAACGGCGCTGCTGCCGGACTGGTACTACTAGGTCCGGGAGGGACGGATGCTGCGTGTGGCGGAC
The nucleotide sequence above comes from Candidatus Methylomirabilis sp.. Encoded proteins:
- a CDS encoding GNAT family N-acetyltransferase — translated: MAGSEYPKTLTLRDGSTVTVRPLRSVDRDALGDFFRRLPEEDRKFLKDEVTRAEVIDAWCREINPARVLPLIAEAEGKVVADATLHRRRAGWLRHVGEVRLVVDPEYRRKGLGSRLLEELTLLAQGEGLEKLVAEMTPEEPAARKAFERQGFRQVAVVPDLVRDQTGTTRDLLILVLDLGTALLPDWYY